TGCCTAATTTTAATGGTGTGAATGCTAAAGGGTTATTTTAATGTAGATGTAGGGTTTTCTGTATTTGGCATATTGCCTTTTTTCAGTAGGTGTGAGGCTGGAAATTGATGTAGCAGCTCCAGGAACCAGGCTACCTGGTGTTGCACAATCACACTGCATGTGTTGCTACCAAGCAGTTCCTTTCAAACAAACATGATTTCACTGAGCAGTTTCAAAGAAATGTGGCAGAGATGTGGCAGCCCCAGAGGTGCATGTTTCCTACCCTGTCTGCTTGGTGGCAGGTAAGGGAGAGAGTGAGATCCCCTCAAGGGGAAGGGGCCCCAGAAGATGGCTGAGCATTCCAGCAGGAGCACCTGGGAGAAACGCATAAGAAATCGGCTGTGTTCCACCCATGGAAGTGTTTATTGGAGAATAAGAATTAAATTCAAGTTAGTGCCCATGCTCCTGTCTGGACTGAAGCATCCAGGAGAAGTGCTGCTGAGACCAACAATTTAACTGCATGGATCCACAATAAAATGCATGGGAATGAAATGGCATTTGTAGTCGGCACACATCCACAGCTGACTCCTCATCTGGATAATCATAGCTCTGCTTTTACAAAGGGCTTTTCGTGCTGAAAGGTGTCAAAACACATGCAAACGTAAGTTTTGGTCGTGACTTTGAGACTGTCAGGAGCAGCAGTCTGTGCTTCCTTGTTAATAGTGTTGTGAGAGGGAATATCTCCCTTTCAAAACTTAAAagtcatagagtcatagaatcaaccaggttagaaaagacctttaagatcatcaagtccaacctttactgcagcactgccaagtccaccactacCCCATGTCACTAAGTAAGTGCCTCATTAACACACtttttgaacacttgcagggatggtgattccatcATTTccctaggaagcctgttccaatgcctgattacccttttggtgaagaaattgttcctaatatccagcctaaatcTTTTCCTGGCTGTTGCCTCTTATTCTATCATttattacttgggaaaagagaccagccacctcctctctctatcgtcctttcaggtagttgtagaaagtggtaaggtcccccctgatccttctcttctccagactaaaagTTACACAAAACCACAGGTGAGAGAGGTCCCTTAAACAGGTATTTCATTTGACTGCTATCAATCAGCCTCCAAAAACGCTGGTGAATCAAATCTTATTGTATTATAACCATATGGATATTTTAACAGAGCTATATTGAAGCAAGAGCATCCAGCCAAAGGCTGTCATATAATGATGGCAAAGTTTGCCAGACTTTTCCAAAAATGTAAGCTTTCACAACCTCCTCAAGGAAATAATATGCTTTGAAGGCAACTCAACATTGCCAGACCACAGATTCTTACCGAAGaaagtgctgcttctgtaaGGATTAGCAGAGGATGTGCAGTTAGGAAATGAACATCAGTTTTCCACCTGGGAAAGGTAGAGGGCTATAAACATTATTCATCTTGAAcaaattacaaagaaataaaaagaaggaattgaTAGAGCGTTTCTATATGCATCAACAGCTGCCTAGTTTAAATCAGTGTTCATCAGTTGGTGTGTGTTCCCCTTATTTGTTTAGGCTATGAAAGATTTTGTGTGCTGTTAAAgaattctctttatttttgctgtttcaatCAAAAACTCACTCAACACCCCTCATTCTGGAGCTCACATGTGGGCAGTCCCTCCCTGGAGATTTTTGAAAACCTGACTGGGCAAGACCCTGAATAACCCAGTCGAACGCTGAAGCTAGCTTGGTTTGGGCAGaaggttggactcgatgatctcCAGCAGTCTTTTCCAACTAATTGTTTCCTATGTCTCTGCAACTATAAAACAATGCTGCCTGGTCATCAGATGAAGGCTTTAGTTTTCTGCCACAATTGGCTGAACACTGGATATATCTGTCTTTGCAGAGTTCCTCTGGGAGGATATTCTTGCCTTCTGGCAGGCACTGCCTCTTTTATAATGGCAGTTCTCAACCCAGGCATGCCTAAAACCAGGGGAGATGGACTGCAGAGCATGACTCTGGGCTGCGCTCCTTCGCCGGCACACACACAGCAGGGACTTCAACTCAGATCTGAAGTTCTCATTCAACCAACAGTAAATGAAGGGGTTGTAGCAGGTGCTGCTCATGGCAAACCAGTGAAAAGCAAAGTACAGAGCATTGTTACTGTGGATGGCCCTACAGGAGATCAACACCACGTAGCAGTTCAGGGGGAACCAGCACACTGCAaacacaaccaccaccaccatcagcaTCTTCAGTGTCATCTTCTTTTTCCGTTGATGGGCATAGTATTGCTCCATGGTGAGATCTCCAATGGCATTTCTCAGCCAGAGCTTCTTGGCCACCATGGTATATGTGATGGAAATCACAAGCAAGGGCAGAACATACAAGAGCACAAAAGTAGTCAAATCCAAATACTTCCAGAAAAGATCAGCAGGCGGAGGGAAGCTGGGGAGGCAGACCATTCGTattgttctgtttctgaagatcaaagagagaaagaactgTCAGTTCCACACAACTCCCAGAGGACAAGTATCTCAGATGTTCTTACAAGTTTCAGTAAAGATACGGAAGTCATTCAGTAACAAGGTGCCActttcaatggaaaaaattgctttaagTTTGACCTTCGGTCCCAGTGAAGATACTTTAAACACATcctcaagaaaataaataatccatACTGACATCTGTGCCCTGTAATGACAAAGAGCACCTCTTTTCTGTGCCTGCCACAAATTACAGGACCAAGTCTCTGAGCTGAAAACGAAGTAGCCTGAAAGCAATTTCATTGATCTGCACTGTCCTTCTGTGAGAAACACACCACTTACTCAAACAGAAGGGAGACTTCTCTGTGTCACCatactttcttctttaattaCACAGATGGAGATGTGTGCCTTAGAATCTGTGGAGCTTTGATTAAGCTGCTTAtgtcatattaaaaaaagcacCATGTAAATGTCTTTCTTACCCAATATAAAATCTTGTCAAAGTCTGATAAATGGCATGAGGCAGTGAGAAGCAGCTGGCCATAACCCAGATGATAATGATGCAAATTCCTCCTTTCACCA
Above is a genomic segment from Strigops habroptila isolate Jane chromosome 9, bStrHab1.2.pri, whole genome shotgun sequence containing:
- the LOC115612749 gene encoding probable G-protein coupled receptor 83 — protein: MSRHTWFPLQYISKPFWRAENHNTTNFFSALYGFPNKSFFHSDLDLEDLGDFGSGTRYEGESQSRTVKALLIIAYSVIICISLFGNILVCHVVIKNKRMHSATSLFIVNLAVADVMITILNTPFTLVRFVSSTWVFGKLMCHVSRFVQYCSVHVSVLTLAAIALDRHQVIMHPLKPRMSMVKGGICIIIIWVMASCFSLPHAIYQTLTRFYIGNRTIRMVCLPSFPPPADLFWKYLDLTTFVLLYVLPLLVISITYTMVAKKLWLRNAIGDLTMEQYYAHQRKKKMTLKMLMVVVVVFAVCWFPLNCYVVLISCRAIHSNNALYFAFHWFAMSSTCYNPFIYCWLNENFRSELKSLLCVCRRRSAAQSHALQSISPGFRHAWVENCHYKRGSACQKARISSQRNSAKTDISSVQPIVAEN